Genomic window (Streptomyces sp. LX-29):
TTCGCGGTCGCCGACTCCGACGAGTGGGCGGACCGGAGCTTCTCCGGGACGTACGACTCCACGCTGGTCAGCCCGGCGTATCCGGTCGGCGGGGCCACCACCGTACGGCTGGACTTCACCACCCACTACCGGCGGGAGGGGAACCAGACCGCACAGGTCCTCGCCTCCTGGAACGGCGCCACGCCGGTCCCGGTCCGGAGCTACACCTCCGATGTGGTCTCCCAGCCGCAGTCGCTGACCCTGGACGTGCCGGCCGGCGCCTCCAGCGTGAGCTTTCGCTTCCGTTACACCGGGTCCAACAACTGGTACTGGGTGATCGACGGAGTCGACGTGACCAGCGCCTGACGGGCCGAGCCTGACTAGGCTGGTCTCGCACAACCGTCTCATCGCAACCGCAAGAGAGCAGGTCACATGGGAGAGCGGAAGCCGATCGAGTCCTGGCTCACCGACATGGACGGCGTGCTGATCCATGAGGGGGTGCCGATCCCCGGCGCGGACGCGTTCCTGTCCCGGCTGCGGGAGTCCGGAAGCCCCTTCCTCGTGCTCACCAACAACTCCATCTACACGCCGCGGGACCTGCACGCCCGGCTCGCCCGGATGGGGCTGGACGTGCCCGTCGAGAACATCTGGACCTCGGCGCTGGCCACCGCCCAGTTCCTGGACGACCAGCGGCCGGGCGGCACCGCGTACGTCATCGGCGAGGCGGGGCTCACCACCGCGCTGCACGACATCGGCTACGTCCTCACCGACGCCGAGCCGGACTACGTGGTGCTGGGCGAGACCCGCACCTACAGCTTCGAGGCGCTCACCAAGGCCATCCGGTTGATCAACGAGGGGGCGCGGTTCATCGCGACCAACCCCGACGAGACCGGCCCGAGCCCGAAGGGCGTACTGCCCGCCACCGGCTCGGTCGCCGCGCTGATCACCAAGGCCACGGGCCGCGAGCCGTACTTCGTCGGCAAGCCCAACCCGCTGATGATGCGGGCCGGGCTGAACGCCATCGGGGCGCACTCCGAGACCAGCGCGATGATCGGGGACCGGATGGACACCGATGTGCTGGCCGGCCTGGAGGCGGGGATGCGGACCTTCCTGGTGCTCACCGGCCTCACCCGTCCGGAGGAGATCGACCGGTACCCCTTCCGGCCGTCCCGCGTGGTGGACTCCATCGCCGACCTGGTGGACCTCGTGCAGTAGCCCTTCGCCTCCTCACCCGAACGGCCCAGCCGGGGCCCGCAGCGGATGCGGGTCCCGGCCGTTCTTGTGAGCCTTCTGGGGTAACGGGAGGTTCACTATGCGTTCCCAGCGAATAACTCTCTGTGCCGCCACCGTGGCGGCCATCGCCTGCGTCTCCGTCGCCCCCGCCCCCGCCGCCTTCGCGGCGCCGGGCACCGCGGCCGTCGTCCGCGCGGACGACCGGCACGAGGACGACCGCGACGACCGGCACCGCGGACAGGACGAGGACCGTGGCGGCTACGGCCGCCACGACGAGGACGAAGGCCGGGGGGACGGGGGCCGCGGCGAGGACCACGGCCGTCACGACGAGGGCGGCGACCGCCACGGCGGAGGCCAGGGCGACCACGGCCGTCCGGACGAGGACTTCGGCGGCGGCTTCGGGCGCGGGGACTCCGGCGGAGACGACTTCGGTCGCGGCGACTCCGGTCGCGGTGGCGGTGACGACGGCTACGGGGGCCGGCCGGGGATACCGCACGAGCCCTACGCCCCGGTCCACGCCGGCGGTGGCGCCACCGCACGCAGCGACCAGTCCCGCGGGTTCGGCGGGGTGGAGGCGTACGGACTGGTGCTCGCGGGCGGCGCGGCCGTCGCGGTGGGCGGCCTGGCCGTGTACCGGCGCCGCGCGGCCCGCTCCACGTCCCGCTCCTCCGACGGCTGACCGGACCGATGTCCGAGGAAGCCGACGCGCCCGCGGAGCCCGCGGCCGGCTCCCCGCGAAGCGGTACCGCCCGGCTGCTCACGGGGGTGGCCTGGGCGGTGCTGCTGATCGGCCTGTGGCTGTGGGGCCGCGGCGCGTCCGACGGCACACCCACCGCCACCGGCGATGTGGCGGCCGTCGGCCGGCCGCCGGTGCTGGGGCTGCCCGCGGCGCACGCCCCGCTGACGGCCGCCCAGCCGCGGCAGGTCGTCATCGACTCGGCCAAGGTGCGGGCCCCCGTCGTCGCCCGCGGCCTCGACGCCGCGGGCGGGGTGGCCCCGCCGCCCTACGACCGGCCCGGCGCCGTCGGCTGGTACCGCGGCGGTCCCTCGCCCGGCTCCTCCGGTGCCGCGGTGCTGGTCGGCCACGTCGACACCGACTCCCGGCCCGCGGTCTTCTACCACCTCAGCGGGATGAAGCCCGGTCAGAAGGTCCGCGTCGGCCGTTCCGACGGCTCCGTCGCCGAGTTCACCGTCGAGGAGGTCGAGGTCATCTCCTACGCCCGCTTCGACCCCCGGCGCGTCTACGGCCCCCGCGCCGCGCACCGCGCCGAACTCCGCCTCATCACCTGCGGCGGCACCTTCGACCGTGCCCGCCACACCTACACCGCCAACGTCGTCGTGTCCGCCTATCTGACCGATGTGACGGCGGCCCCGAAGTCGCGGACGGCCGCCGGACGTCGGGGGCTGGAAGCGGTGTCGCGCGCGCCGGGCGTGCGCCCTGGCTGAGCCCGCTCGGGCCGGTCGATGCCTCCCCCAAGGGTGGGCGGGGTGTGTAAGGATGGATTCGACCGGCCTTGTCCCGTGCGTGCCAAGGGGGAGTGGATGTACGGCAGTGATACCGGCCGTCGGCGCAGGGTGGTCTGCGCGTTATCCGTGGTGGGGGCGCTAGTGACGCTGTCGGGGTGTTTCGGGTCGTCGGACGCCGACGACGGACCCCGCGCCGCCGCGCCGCCCAAGCAGCGGCCCAAGTCGGCGGTGCCGTACTGGGTGAACCCGGACGGCAGCGCGGCCCGCCAGGTCGCGGCCTACCGCGACCAGGGGGCGGACGAGAAGGCGGCACAGATCTCGAAGATCGCCGACCAGCCGGTGGCGGAGTGGATCGGCACCGAGGACCCGGAGGGGCAGACCCGCGGCTTCACCGAGGCCGCGGCGCGGGCCGATCGGGACGCGCTGCTGGTCTTCTACAACATCCCGCACCGCGACTGCGGGAAGTACTCCAAGGGTGGCGCGGCCGACGGCGACGCGTACCGCGCCTGGTTGGACAAGGCGGTCAAGGGGATCGGCGACCGGGCCGCCACCGTCATCCTGGAGCCGGACGCGCTGCCGCACGTGGTCGACGGGTGCACCCCACGGCAGTTCCACGAGGAGCGGTACCACCTGCTCACCGGCGCCGTCTCCGAGCTCAAGTCGCTGCCCAACACCAAGGTGTACCTGGACGCGGGCAACCCGGCGTGGATCACCGACCCGGGCCGGATGGTGGAGCCGCTGAAGCGGGCGGGCATCGACATGGCCGACGGCTTCGCCCTCAACACCTCCAACTACCAGACCACCGCGAAGAACACGGAGTACGGCAAGCGGCTCTCCGCGATGGTCGGTGACAAGCCCTTCGTCATAGACACCAGCCGCAACGGAAACGGGCCCGCGCCGCACCGCGAGGACCCCGAGGCGTGGTGCAACCCCGCCGGCCGGGCCCTGGGGGAGCGGCCGACCACGCACACCGGCGAGGACCTGGTCGACGCCTATCTGTGGATCAAGCGCCCGGGCGAGTCCGACGGCACCTGCAAGGGCGGCCCACGGGCGGGCCAGTGGTGGCCCCGCTACGCGCTCGATCTGGCCCGCAATTCCCGCTGAGCGGCGGCCACCCGGCGTGGCGAGGGCGGTGCGGGAGGGGAGCCCCGGCCCCCGTCCCCGCCCGCCGGTCAGAACGTGGGCACCTTCTCGTCCTCGGGGACCTTCAGCCACACGGCCTTCGACGGCGTCCCCGCGCCGTCGAGCACATGGAGCATGTACCAACCGGGCGGCACCAGGGACGGGTCCTTGGGGACGGTGATCGTGAGGTCGTCCTTGGTCGTGGTGAACTCCACCTCGATCGACCGCTGCTCGATGTTGGTGACATGGGTGAAGGAACCGGGTCGGATCAGCCGCGCCTTCCGGATCTTCGCGGCGTCCGCGGTGCGGTACGTGGCCTTCCCGCCCAGCTTCACCACCTTCCGCTCGGTGTCGCTCAGCGCGGGGCGTGAGTCGCGGTAGAGGTACGGCGGCGAGTAGATGTCGATCTGCTGCTGGAACTTCCCGGGCTTGGTGTTGGCCTTGTCGCCGAAGAGCGAGTCGGAGCCGAAGGTCATCACCCGGCCGTCGGGCAGCAGCAGCGCCCCGGAGTGGTAGTTGCGCCCGACCAGCGGGTCCGCGACCCCGCGCGAGGTGTTCGTCCTGGGGTCGTAGACCTCGGCCTTGAGGACGTTGCTGGCGTTGCGCCCGCGGTAGTCGCCGGAGCCGTTGGTGGTGAGGACCGTGTCGTCGGGCAGGATCACGCTGCTCGGGTAGCGGGCCTTGGCGTACAGCGGCGGGCCGTCCTTGAAGCGCGGGTTCTTGTCGTGCAGGTCCACGATCCGGGTCTTCTCGGTGGACTTGGGGTCCTCACCGACCCCGCCGCCGCCGAGCACCATGTACCGCTGGTCCTGCGCGGGCGGCAGCAGCACGGACATGGAGGTCTCCAGGGCGTCCGGGTCGCTGATGCCGGGGACCACGTCGAACTGGTTGCTCTTCACGTCCCACAACCCGGGGGTGCGGCCCTTGTCGGCCGGTCCGTAGCCGGCGTTGGAACCGGTGTAGAAGATCTTCCCCTTCTCGGTGAGGAAGAGCGCCGGGTAGGTGGGGAAGAACCGCTGCTTGGGCAGGTAGGTCCACTTCTTGGTCTTGGGGTCGTACAGTTCGTTCTTCCCGGGCACGACCTGGCCGATCTCGTCCAGACCGGAGACCGAGAGCACCTTTCCGTCCTGGAGTGTGGTGAGGGTCGGATACCAGCGCGCCTCGTTCATCGGGTCGACCGTGATGTAGCGCTCGCTGACCGGGTCGAATTCAAAGGAATCCTTGATGCCCTGGAAATCCTTCTTGTCGAAGGAGAGCTTCTGCGCGATGCCGTAGAAGTTCTGGGCGTCCTTCCCCTTGAGACCCGCGATGCGGTAGTTGTCCTCGGTGCCGGTCTGGTGTTTCTTTCCCTTGTGGAGCGCCTCCACATAGACCCGGGCGGTGCTGGCGGTCACCGTGACCTTGCCGGTCTTCTTGTTCTTGGTCTTCTTGGCGCGCGGCACCAGCACCGGGTCCTTGGACTCGAAGGTCTTTCCGTTCGCCTTTCCGGTGAAACGGGTGCCGGCGCGGAAGGTCCGCGGCTTGTCCGGGTTCTCGTTGTGGACGAACATCAGCCCGCCGGCCTTCTCGACGTCGCCCTCCAGCTTCTCGTACCGCTGGGTGCCGCCGGCGACCAGGAGTCTGCCGTCCGGGAGCTGGGTGTGTCCGGCGCAGAACATGTCCTTGGGGGTGGGGATGTTCTTGAAGGTGTTGTCCTCGGGGTTCCACAGCACCGAGCGGAAGGACTTGGCGGCGAAGTTGGCGGCGTTGTTGCCGGAGCCGGCCACCAGCAGCACCTTGCCGGTGTGGAGCAGGGCGGCGTGGATCGTGTTGATCCGGTTGTCCTCGGGAACGTCCACCACCTTCCAGTGGCCGTTCTTCGCCTTGTACTCCGGTCGGTTGATTTTGTAATGGTGGTATTTGTCGGCACTGAAGCGATAGAGGGCCGGTCCGTTGAATCCGGCCAGCACGATCACGGCCGCCGCACCGACCGCATAGCGGCGGGTGCGGCGTGTGGGTCGGTACTTCACTTGTCACGTCCCCCAAGGGCGGTCTTCGACTTCCGTTTCTCCTGGCGCACGGTCCACCGCCAGGCGATGATCGGGGCTGCCGTGATGACGAGCGCGAGCGAGGCCCAAACGGTCATCGCGGGATGACTGTGGCCGAAGTAGAAGGACGAGGCGAGCGACCCGCCGAAGACCAACAGGAAGAAGAGGTGGATACGGAAGGTTCCGAACAGCGTGTCGGGGCTGGCCGAGTCCCCCTTCGGGGTCACCACGAACCTGCTCTTGCGGCGCAGTACGGCATCCATGAGCGAGCGTGCGTAGATGGGTGCGGAGAGTGCGGACATCACCATTCCGGCGACCCCGCCGGAGCCCTCGGGCTCGTGCGGGGAGACGTTGTGCCGCCGGTTCCAGATGTACAGGCCGATCTGCAGGGCGGAGGCGTTGCCGTAGAGCATCATCCAGGTGACCGGGTCGACCTGGAGTCCGGCGGCGCCGAAGCCCAGGAAGAGCGCGCAGCTCAGGGCGGCGAGGATCCAGTTGAGCGCCGACATCGGGTAGAAGATGATCATCATCGTGTAGTTGAAGAACGTGCCCGGCGGCAGGGTGAAGGGCGCCTTCCAGAACTGCTTGAGGATCGTCTCGTAGGTGCCCCGGGACCAGCGCAACTGCTGGGTGAAGAAGTCGGTCCACGCGTTCGGCCCCTCGCCGACGGCGAGCACGTCCGGGGTGTACACCGAGCGCCACTTCTTCCCGGTGGCCGGGTTGCGGTGCCGATGCAGCTCGAAGCCGGTGGCCATGTCCTCGGTGATGGAGTCGTAGAGGCCGCCGATCCCCTTCAGCGCCTTGATGCGCACGGCGTTGCTCGTGCCCACGAACATCGGCGCGCCATAGGCGTTTCCGGCCCGCTGGATGAGCGCGTGGAAGAGGAACTGCTGGCTCTCGGCGGCCTTGGTGACGGCCGCGTCGTAGTTCCCGTAGACCTGCGGTCCGATGACGAAGGCGACGTCCGGGTCGCGGAAGAAGCCGAGCATCCGCTCCAGGTAGTTGGGGAGCGGGACGTGGTCGGTGTCGACGGAGGCGAAGTAGTCGTAGTCGTCGCCGTGGGCGTCCAGCCAGGCGTTGTAGTTGCCGTGCTTGGTCCTGGCCCGGTGCGGGCCCGACGGTTGGTTCCACTTCGCCACGCCCTTGCGGCTGAAGTGGTGCACGCCGAGGCGGGCGCAGACCCGCTTGACCTCCGGGTCGTCGCCCTCGTCCAGCAGCCAGACGTGCATCACCCCGCGGTGGCGCACTCTGACCGCCGCCTCCAGGGTGCGGGTCACCATCTCCAGCGGCTCCTTGCCGGGCACGAAGGAGGTGAGGAAGGCGACGCGGGTACCGGACTCGGGCACCACCGGGATCGGGTCGCGGGCCACCAGGGTGGCGTGGGCGTTGGACGTCACGTTCAGGGTGCGGAATAACTCGATCAGCCCTATGGACACCAGCATGACCGTGTCCAGCACCACCATGACCTGTGAGGAGCCGCCGCGCTCGCTCCAGTGGTCCGGCTGCATCAGCCACAGCAGCAGCCCCAGGGAGACCAGCGGGGCGGCGCCCAGGAGCAGCGCGGCGCCGATGCGGTGCGGCTCGTCGGCCACCAGGCTGCGGTAGCGCACCCGGTAGGGCCGGCTGGGGTCCGGCTGGGTCAGGGGCCCGGCGAGTCGGCTGTAGTGCTCGTAGTCGTAGCGCGGCAGCGGCTTGCGCGGCGGCGGCTGACGGTGCCGGTCGGGCCCGGCCTGATGCGGCCGCGGCACGCGGAGGCGTGTCGTCGCGGACGGGTCAAAGGTGTGGTGTTGCCGGGCGCCAGTCGGCGTCGACGTCATAAGTCCATCCCCCCGCACGCAAGGCTGACTGCGTGTCTCACTGTTCGGCCCTCGCCCAGTCCCCCATGGACCGCTGGGGACGCCACCGCGCGGGGCGGCCGTCCCTCGGATTGCAGGTGACAAAAAATGGACGACTGCCTTCCGGTTTCTTGAGCGTCGACCGGACCCCCTCTGGCCGATCGCCTCCGGCGGTGTCCAACTCCGCTGTGTGAAAGCTGTTTTGGAGCCTGTGCACCCAGCTCAGGGTCTCGAACGGAACTCCATGATCGCAAGGGTGAAACGCGGTGTTTACCGGGCAAAGGTGCGTAATGACCCAGACGGGGCAGCGGGGGGTGTGGGGCGTCGCGCGGGGCCGGTGTGCGGCGTCCGGCGCGGAAACCGTTTCAGCGGCGGTGTGCGGAGCGCAGTCGCGCGCGGATGTTGCCGAAGTGGTCGCGCACGGCGTCCTCGGCGCGCACCGCGTCGCCAGAGCGTACCGCCTCCAGGATCGCCCGGTGCTGGATGCAGGTGATCCGAGGGTCCTGTGGTACGTCGACGAGATCGGTGCGCACCCGGTGGAAGGCGTCCCAGAACGCCTCCAGCACCTCGCTGAGCAGCGCGTTGTCCAGTCCGCGGTAGAGCGCGGCATGGAAGGCCCGGTCGGTGTCGGCGCGGACGTCGCCCGTGGCCGACTCCTTCTCCATCCGCTCCACCAGGGTGTCCAGCTCGGCGAGGTCGGCCTCCGGTATTCGCCCGGCCAGCCGGGTGACCAGCCCGGTCTCCACCGCCTCGCGCAGCTCCAGCAGCTGGAGCAGGCTCTCCTCGCCGCGGTAGTGGCCGGCCACGGTGCGGAAGGTGAGGCCCTCGATCATCGGCGCCATCGACATCGGGCCGACATAGGTGCCGAAGCCATGGCGGATCTCCACGATGCCCATGGCCTGGAGCGCCTTCAGCGCCTCGCGCACCGAATTGCGGCTGACGCCCAGCAGCTCCATCAGCTCGGGTTCGGTCGGCAGCGGGGCGCCCGAGGGCAGCCGGCGGTCGATGATCAGCCTCTTGATCCGCTCCTGGATGTCGCGCGCCATTCCGCGACTGTGCACCGCCACCTCCCCTTTTGGCCAGCGGTGCGACGGAACGACACGACCCGATGCCCTGCCGCGGGCATGGCGCGGGCATGGCAAAGGGCCTCC
Coding sequences:
- a CDS encoding HAD-IIA family hydrolase codes for the protein MGERKPIESWLTDMDGVLIHEGVPIPGADAFLSRLRESGSPFLVLTNNSIYTPRDLHARLARMGLDVPVENIWTSALATAQFLDDQRPGGTAYVIGEAGLTTALHDIGYVLTDAEPDYVVLGETRTYSFEALTKAIRLINEGARFIATNPDETGPSPKGVLPATGSVAALITKATGREPYFVGKPNPLMMRAGLNAIGAHSETSAMIGDRMDTDVLAGLEAGMRTFLVLTGLTRPEEIDRYPFRPSRVVDSIADLVDLVQ
- a CDS encoding class F sortase — its product is MSEEADAPAEPAAGSPRSGTARLLTGVAWAVLLIGLWLWGRGASDGTPTATGDVAAVGRPPVLGLPAAHAPLTAAQPRQVVIDSAKVRAPVVARGLDAAGGVAPPPYDRPGAVGWYRGGPSPGSSGAAVLVGHVDTDSRPAVFYHLSGMKPGQKVRVGRSDGSVAEFTVEEVEVISYARFDPRRVYGPRAAHRAELRLITCGGTFDRARHTYTANVVVSAYLTDVTAAPKSRTAAGRRGLEAVSRAPGVRPG
- a CDS encoding glycoside hydrolase family 6 protein yields the protein MYGSDTGRRRRVVCALSVVGALVTLSGCFGSSDADDGPRAAAPPKQRPKSAVPYWVNPDGSAARQVAAYRDQGADEKAAQISKIADQPVAEWIGTEDPEGQTRGFTEAAARADRDALLVFYNIPHRDCGKYSKGGAADGDAYRAWLDKAVKGIGDRAATVILEPDALPHVVDGCTPRQFHEERYHLLTGAVSELKSLPNTKVYLDAGNPAWITDPGRMVEPLKRAGIDMADGFALNTSNYQTTAKNTEYGKRLSAMVGDKPFVIDTSRNGNGPAPHREDPEAWCNPAGRALGERPTTHTGEDLVDAYLWIKRPGESDGTCKGGPRAGQWWPRYALDLARNSR
- a CDS encoding kelch motif-containing protein: MKYRPTRRTRRYAVGAAAVIVLAGFNGPALYRFSADKYHHYKINRPEYKAKNGHWKVVDVPEDNRINTIHAALLHTGKVLLVAGSGNNAANFAAKSFRSVLWNPEDNTFKNIPTPKDMFCAGHTQLPDGRLLVAGGTQRYEKLEGDVEKAGGLMFVHNENPDKPRTFRAGTRFTGKANGKTFESKDPVLVPRAKKTKNKKTGKVTVTASTARVYVEALHKGKKHQTGTEDNYRIAGLKGKDAQNFYGIAQKLSFDKKDFQGIKDSFEFDPVSERYITVDPMNEARWYPTLTTLQDGKVLSVSGLDEIGQVVPGKNELYDPKTKKWTYLPKQRFFPTYPALFLTEKGKIFYTGSNAGYGPADKGRTPGLWDVKSNQFDVVPGISDPDALETSMSVLLPPAQDQRYMVLGGGGVGEDPKSTEKTRIVDLHDKNPRFKDGPPLYAKARYPSSVILPDDTVLTTNGSGDYRGRNASNVLKAEVYDPRTNTSRGVADPLVGRNYHSGALLLPDGRVMTFGSDSLFGDKANTKPGKFQQQIDIYSPPYLYRDSRPALSDTERKVVKLGGKATYRTADAAKIRKARLIRPGSFTHVTNIEQRSIEVEFTTTKDDLTITVPKDPSLVPPGWYMLHVLDGAGTPSKAVWLKVPEDEKVPTF
- a CDS encoding cellulose synthase catalytic subunit gives rise to the protein MTSTPTGARQHHTFDPSATTRLRVPRPHQAGPDRHRQPPPRKPLPRYDYEHYSRLAGPLTQPDPSRPYRVRYRSLVADEPHRIGAALLLGAAPLVSLGLLLWLMQPDHWSERGGSSQVMVVLDTVMLVSIGLIELFRTLNVTSNAHATLVARDPIPVVPESGTRVAFLTSFVPGKEPLEMVTRTLEAAVRVRHRGVMHVWLLDEGDDPEVKRVCARLGVHHFSRKGVAKWNQPSGPHRARTKHGNYNAWLDAHGDDYDYFASVDTDHVPLPNYLERMLGFFRDPDVAFVIGPQVYGNYDAAVTKAAESQQFLFHALIQRAGNAYGAPMFVGTSNAVRIKALKGIGGLYDSITEDMATGFELHRHRNPATGKKWRSVYTPDVLAVGEGPNAWTDFFTQQLRWSRGTYETILKQFWKAPFTLPPGTFFNYTMMIIFYPMSALNWILAALSCALFLGFGAAGLQVDPVTWMMLYGNASALQIGLYIWNRRHNVSPHEPEGSGGVAGMVMSALSAPIYARSLMDAVLRRKSRFVVTPKGDSASPDTLFGTFRIHLFFLLVFGGSLASSFYFGHSHPAMTVWASLALVITAAPIIAWRWTVRQEKRKSKTALGGRDK
- a CDS encoding FadR/GntR family transcriptional regulator — its product is MARDIQERIKRLIIDRRLPSGAPLPTEPELMELLGVSRNSVREALKALQAMGIVEIRHGFGTYVGPMSMAPMIEGLTFRTVAGHYRGEESLLQLLELREAVETGLVTRLAGRIPEADLAELDTLVERMEKESATGDVRADTDRAFHAALYRGLDNALLSEVLEAFWDAFHRVRTDLVDVPQDPRITCIQHRAILEAVRSGDAVRAEDAVRDHFGNIRARLRSAHRR